The Salvia miltiorrhiza cultivar Shanhuang (shh) chromosome 1, IMPLAD_Smil_shh, whole genome shotgun sequence genome has a window encoding:
- the LOC131006422 gene encoding uncharacterized protein LOC131006422 codes for MNVLVWNVRGFADDSKQILKEHCRSFNPIVVGIIEPKKGLHKVSNNYWHSLNLIPRHQNCRVPRRPNLWLLAQPAVVTNVVFSSEQAIVSDCSWQNINFRVALVHGANDAILRRTLWCDLLRFVDGQTIFIGDFNAVKGAHERLSSVMPSRTSCLDFCRFIDDTSFLEPNSTGLQFSWSGRRFLHEHVESLLDRALISPTFSDLWSSITTQVLPRTSSDHSPIVLRCTQPITPGKKSFRFLNMWISHPDFLDIVGASWRESINTPCPILAVMLKLKRLKGHLRTWNKAGFGHVDTKMADLQSDLLRIQDRISREGYTDAFFDEEISKQAEISTLLYRKNVHMQQQSRSTWLKDGDRNTAFFHRMLKYRNSGFMISHLLIGGVAVYDQTIIESHIVDHFSTLFSQGAAEDVDLVHLEANIDMQVSLEQNFKLTEIPSDLEISNSVLNMDAHSAPGPDGFSGMFYHTCWSIIKEDIIRAVCCFFLNSYLPSGCNANTLILIPKLD; via the coding sequence ATGAATGTGCTCGTTTGGAACGTCCGAGGCTTCGCGGACGATTCTAAACAGATTTTGAAGGAGCACTGCCGTTCCTTCAATCCGATTGTTGTCGGTATCATCGAACCCAAGAAGGGTCTTCACAAAGTTTCGAATAATTACTGGCATTCGCTCAATCTCATCCCTCGTCACCAGAATTGCAGGGTTCCTCGTCGGCCTAATCTCTGGTTACTTGCACAGCCGGCGGTGGTTACCAACGTTGTCTTCTCTTCGGAACAGGCTATTGTCTCTGATTGCTCGTGGCAGAATATTAATTTCAGGGTTGCTTTGGTCCATGGCGCTAATGATGCTATTCTTCGGCGGACTCTTTGGTGCGATCTTCTTCGCTTTGTGGATGGTCAAACTATTTTTATTGGCGACTTTAATGCGGTTAAAGGAGCGCACGAGCGTCTTAGCTCGGTGATGCCTTCCCGGACCTCTTGTTTGGATTTTTGCAGGTTTATTGATGATACGAGCTTCTTGGAGCCGAATTCCACAGGGCTTCAATTCTCTTGGTCTGGCCGGCGTTTTCTTCATGAGCACGTTGAGTCGTTGCTAGATAGGGCGCTGATCTCTCCGACCTTTTCCGATCTCTGGAGTTCGATCACCACTCAGGTGCTTCCCAGAACCTCctcggatcattctccaattgtGCTCCGGTGCACCCAACCTATCACTCCTGGGAAGAAGTCGTTTCGGTTTTTAAATATGTGGATTTCCCACCCGGATTTCTTGGATATTGTTGGCGCCTCCTGGAGAGAGAGTATCAATACTCCTTGCCCTATCCTCGCGGTTATGCTGAAGCTTAAGCGCCTTAAGGGTCACCTTCGGACTTGGAATAAAGCGGGGTTTGGTCATGTTGACACGAAGATGGCTGATCTTCAAAGTGATTTACTCAGGATTCAGGATCGTATTTCGCGGGAAGGGTACACGGATGCTTTTTTTGATGAGGAGATTTCGAAACAAGCTGAGATCAGCACGCTGCTTTACAGAAAGAATGTTCACATGCAGCAGCAAAGCCGGAGTACTTGGCTAAAGGATGGGGATCGGAACACTGCGTTTTTTCACAGGATGTTGAAGTATCGCAATTCTGGTTTCATGATCAGTCATCTGCTCATTGGTGGGGTCGCGGTGTATGATCAAACTATTATTGAATCTCACATTGTGGATCACTTTTCAACGTTGTTTTCTCAAGGAGCGGCGGAAGATGTTGATTTGGTTCATCTGGAAGCTAATATTGATATGCAGGTCTCGTTGGAGCAAAATTTCAAGCTGACGGAGATCCCTTCGGATTTGGAAATTTCAAACTCGGTTCTCAATATGGACGCCCATAGTGCCCCTGGCCCTGATGGGTTCTCTGGTATGTTCTATCACACTTGCTGGAGCATTATTAAGGAGGATATTATTAGAGCAGTCTGTTGTTTCTTTCTCAATTCGTATCTGCCGAGCGGGTGCAATGCCAACACTCTTATTTTGATCCCAAAATTGGATTAG